A window of the Phragmites australis chromosome 20, lpPhrAust1.1, whole genome shotgun sequence genome harbors these coding sequences:
- the LOC133901644 gene encoding histone-lysine N-methyltransferase TRX1-like isoform X2: MVIAVEGGFVHEEEEEDDRPIRYLPIGHVYSSSAPAPCSPLPKKPRVDDGEPPMKVYYRRRRKKPRVEDTPPSPSTAPPAPQERDEDEEAEAGPSRRKGSLKHELLGLGSAPPALDGDGDGDVEEPGRRRGRSRRGGGVEKTVCLSEPERRRPGRPKGSSVGRRWVELEIDGADPRAFVRLACKVFWPLDDDWYKGSITGYNEATKKHSVKYDDGEAEDLSLADERIKFSVSSEEMKSLNLKFGISNQDKKGYDELLALAVSFHDYQGLDPGDLVWAKITGHAMWPAVVVDESNVPAKALKPVRLDQSILVQFFGTHDFARIKLKQAVPFLNGLVSSLHLKCKQASFCRSLEEAKEFLRTQQLPEIMLQLRKSVQHDGSDVKSCEDGVDSFTNLSEDRATQNGEDYAEMTQIELGNLRVSNLGRIVSDSDHFHNKKHIWPEGYTALRKFTSIKDPHLVTSYKMEVLRNSDTKARPLFRVTSEDGVQIDGSTPNACWKEIYCRIKEKQCNVATDLEINVCQRSGSYMFGFSNPQIRQLIQELPNARSCLKYFENGGDTILGYRAVHVNWKDLDYCNVCDMDEEYEDNLFLQCDKCRMMVHARCYGELEPLDGVLWLCNLCRPGAPRVSPRCCLCPVTGGAMKPTTDGRWAHLACAIWIPETCLQDVKRMEPIDGLSRINKDRWKLLCSICGVSYGACIQCSHPTCRVAYHPLCARAADLCVELEDDDKIHLMLLDEDEDPCIRLLSYCKKHRQPSTERPSLKSDPAERAQVVQTDLASSSGCARTEPYNFHRRRGQKQPQVMATASLKRLYVENMPYIVSGYCQDRVGNHACSEPIQPAGLSDAVQQEAFGNVSSMVEKYTSMKATFRKRLTFERTMVVLHH; the protein is encoded by the exons ATGGTGATCGCCGTGGAGGGTGGGTTCGtgcacgaggaggaggaggaggatgaccgCCCCATCCGCTACCTCCCCATCGGCCACGTCTACTCCTCCTCCGCCCCAGCCCCGTGCTCGCCGCTCCCCAAGAAGCCCCGCGTCGACGACGGCGAGCCCCCCATGAAAGTGTACTACCGGCGACGCCGCAAGAAGCCGCGGGTCGAGGACACGCCGCCCTCGCCCTCGACGGCGCCGCCTGCGCCGCAGGAGcgggacgaggacgaggaggcggaggctggGCCCTCAAGGCGGAAGGGCTCCCTCAAGCACGAGTTGCTTGGCCTGGGGTCCGCCCCGCCCGCATTGGATGGGGACGGGGACGGCGACGTGGAGGAGcctgggcggcggcgagggcggtcCAGGCGCGGTGGAGGGGTTGAGAAGACGGTTTGCTTATCCGAGCCTGAGAGGCGGCGGCCAGGCAGGCCAAAGGGGTCGTCGGTCGGGAGGAGATGGGTCGA GTTGGAAATTGATGGTGCGGATCCTCGTGCATTTGTCAGATTAGCGTGCAAG GTTTTCTGGCCGCTGGACGATGATTGGTACAAGGGTTCCATCACGGGGTATAATGAAGCAACCAAGAAGCATTCT GTAAAGTATGATGATGGTGAAGCAGAGGACCTTAGCCTTGCAGATGAAAGGATAAAATTTTCTGTTTCCTCTGAAGAAATGAAGTCCCTGAATCTGAAATTTGGAATATCCAATCAAGATAAGAAGGGatatgatgagttgcttgcGCTTGCTGTTAGCTTTCATGATTACCAGGGTCTTGACCCAGGCGATCTTGTGTGGGCTAAAATTACAG GTCATGCAATGTGGCCGGCTGTTGTGGTGGATGAATCCAATGTACCTGCGAAGGCTTTGAAGCCAGTTCGATTGGACCAATCAATACTTGTTCAATTCTTTGGTACTCATGATTTTGCAAG GATTAAGTTGAAGCAGGCTGTGCCATTTCTGAATGGCCTTGTTTCTTCCTTGCATCTCAAATGCAAGCAAGCAAGTTTCTGTCGGAGCTTAGAAGAAGCCAAGGA ATTTCTCCGCACACAGCAGCTTCCGGAAATTATGTTGCAGCTTCGGAAATCCGTTCAACATGATGGTTCTGATGTCAAATCCTGTGAGGACGGGGTAGACTCTTTTACTAATTTATCAGAAGATAGAGCAACACAAAATGGAGAGGATTATGCTGAAATGACTCAAATAGAACTAGGAAATCTTCGTGTGAGCAATTTAG GTAGGATAGTATCTGATTCAGACCATTTCCATAACAAAAAACATATATGGCCTGAAGGATATACTGCTCTGAGGAAGTTCACGTCAATAAAAG ATCCACATTTAGTCACATCTTACAAAATGGAAGTACTGAGGAACTCAGATACAAAAGCACGTCCATTGTTTAGGGTGACCTCAGAAGACGGAGTGCAG ATTGATGGATCTACTCCAAATGCATGTTGGAAAGAGATATACTGCAGAATAAAGGAAAAACAGTGCAATGTTGCCACTGATTTGGAAATAAATGTTTGCCAAAGATCTGGTTCCTACATGTTTGGCTTTTCAAATCCGCAGATAAGGCAGCTTATTCAG GAATTGCCCAATGCAAGGTCATGTctgaaatattttgaaaatggCGGGGACACTATCCTGGGTTATAGAGCTGTTCATGTTAACTGGAAAGATCTGGACTATTGCAATGTTTGTGATATGGATGAG gAGTACGAAGACAACTTGTTCTTGCAATGCGACAAGTGCCGTATGATG GTTCATGCTAGATGTTATGGTGAATTAGAACCATTGGACGGAGTACTTTGGCTTTGCAACTTGTGTCGTCCTGGTGCACCTCGTGTCTCCCCACGATGCTGTCTATGTCCAGTCACAG GCGGTGCAATGAAACCTACAACAGATGGCCGTTGGGCTCATCTTGCATGTGCTATCTGGATTCCTG AAACTTGTTTACAAGATGTAAAGAGAATGGAACCAATTGATGGATTGAGCAGAATTAACAAG GACCGTTGGAAACTTCTATGCAGCATTTGCGGAGTTTCTTATGGAGCTTGTATACAG TGTTCTCATCCTACCTGTCGTGTTGCGTATCACCCTCTTTGTGCACGTGCTGCTGATCTTTGCGTTGAG cttgaagatgatgataaaatCCACCTCATGTTacttgatgaggatgaggatccATGCATTCGTCTACTCTCGTACTGCAAAAAGCACAGACAGCCATCTACTGAACGTCCATCTCTAAAAAGTGACCCTGCTGAGCGTGCTCAGGTAGTTCAGACGGATTTGGCTTCATCATCTGGTTGTGCAAGGACTG AACCCTATAATTTCCATCGGAGAAGGGGCCAAAAGCAACCTCAAGTTATGGCCACTGCTTCTCTGAAACGTTTATATGTGGAGAATATGCCTTATATCGTCAGTGGCTACTGCCAAGATAGAGTAGGCAATCATGCTTGCAGTGAACCAATTCAACCAGCTGGCTTGTCGGATGCTGTGCAGCAAGAAGCTTTTGGCAATGTGTCTTCTATGGTTGAAAAATATACAAGCATGAAGGCCACATTCAGGAAGAGACTAACTTTTG